A single window of Amyelois transitella isolate CPQ chromosome 17, ilAmyTran1.1, whole genome shotgun sequence DNA harbors:
- the LOC106134365 gene encoding fatty-acid amide hydrolase 2, giving the protein MCSIIKTLLMYLKFIFDYLIEVLFSFYYDPKKQPIPPLKKEHAVLKESACSLAKKIRQKELKSEDLVRAVIERIKEVNQVLNAVVEDRFEAALAEAKDADSQVAAGLTEEEWQKKPFLGVPFTSKESQSVKGMRYTLGLWARRNEVAAEDSVCVQKLRLAGAIPVACTNCPELLIWQETNNPVYGRTNNPHHTGRTPGGSSGAEAALMATYASVISLSSDVGGSTRMPAMYCGQFGHHTTPGNTNCKGVYLKQEDDEDIMFSLGFITKHAEDLAPLTKVITGEKAPRLGLDKQWDIKDINFYYIKSTKDLKVTILRPAMKEAMKRVITKLNKDVPSPNAPKQYYHEAVNHMYDLWRYWLGQEQKDYELMYTNFTGKPHWFIELVKKICFMSEHHFSTLLILGEKQLLGPRMDGKWAQNLTKDIKEDLFKKLGDNGVLLLPSGPNSAPYHNSCYFFPTNTSFFMLPNFLKCPATQVPLGVDSSGMPIGIQVVAAPNNDGLCLAVAKYLEKEFGGAVMACRAE; this is encoded by the exons ATGTgtagtataataaaaactctATTGATGTACTTGAAGTTTATATTTGACTATTTGATAGAAGtgctattttcattttactacGACCCGAAAAAACAACCCATACCTCCACTGAAGAAGGAACATGCTGTGTTGAAGGAGAGTGCATGTTCTTTAGCAAAGAAGATAAGGCAGAAGGAACTGAAGTCAGAAGACTTGGTACGAGCTGTGATTGAGAGGATTAAAGAG GTAAACCAAGTTTTAAACGCCGTGGTAGAAGATAGATTCGAAGCTGCCTTAGCTGAAGCAAAGGACGCAGATAGTCAAGTTGCAGCCGGGTTGACAGAAGAGGAATGGCAGAAAAAACCGTTTTTAG GAGTCCCGTTCACGTCGAAGGAGAGCCAATCAGTGAAAGGCATGCGGTACACTCTCGGGCTCTGGGCTAGGAGGAACGAAGTGGCTGCTGAGGACAGTGTGTGCGTTCAGAAATTGAGGCTTGCTGGAGCCATTCCCGTAGCTTGCACTAACTGCCCGGAGTTGTTGATTTG GCAAGAAACAAACAATCCGGTGTACGGAAGGACCAACAACCCCCACCACACCGGCCGTACCCCAGGCGGGTCCAGTGGGGCGGAAGCTGCTTTGATGGCTACGTACGCGAGCGTCATCAGCCTtt CGTCTGACGTCGGGGGCTCCACTCGTATGCCGGCCATGTACTGCGGTCAATTCGGACACCATACAACTCCTGGCAATACCAATTGCAAAG GAGTATACTTAAAACAAGAAGACGATGAAGACATCATGTTTTCGCTGGGTTTCATAACGAAGCATGCGGAGGATCTGGCCCCACTAACCAAGGTCATAACAGGGGAGAAGGCACCACGGCTTGGGCTGGATAAACAGTGGGACATAAAG gatataaatttttactacATAAAATCGACGAAGGACCTTAAAGTTACTATCCTAAGACCGGCTATGAAAGAAGCGATGAAACG GGTGATTACGAAGTTAAACAAGGATGTGCCAAGCCCGAACGCTCCGAAGCAGTATTACCACGAAGCGGTGAATCACATGTATGATCTATGGCGGTACTGGCTGGGTCAAGAACAGAAGGATTATGAGCTGATGTACACCAACTTCACTGGGAAACCACATTGGTTTATCGAGCTTGTGAAAAAG atatgCTTTATGAGTGAGCACCACTTCAGCACACTGTTGATACTTGgtgaaaaacaattattaggACCACGAATGGACGGCAAATGGGCTCAGAATCTCACTAAGGACATCAAAGAggatttattt AAAAAGTTAGGAGACAACGGTGTTCTGTTATTGCCCAGTGGCCCTAACTCCGCGCCTTACCACAACAGCTGCTACTTCTTCCCCACAAACACTTCGTTCTTCATGCTGCCCAATTTTTTGAAGTGTCCAGCTACTCAA GTACCTCTAGGGGTGGATAGCTCAGGAATGCCAATAGGTATTCAAGTTGTAGCGGCTCCAAACAATGACGGTTTATGCCTTGCTGTGGCTAAGTATTTGGAGAAGGAGTTTGGAGGAGCCGTGATGGCTTGCAGAGCAGAATGA